The following are encoded together in the Mesoterricola sediminis genome:
- a CDS encoding pyridoxamine 5'-phosphate oxidase family protein, which yields MTLPDTLLQVLRHEGVVAIATQGPEGPHLVNSWNSYLQVAGDGRVLVPVGGMHHTEANLAVSDRVLVTLGSREVPGAHGPGTGFLIRGTARLHASGPAFDQVKARFAWARAALVVTPEQVDQTL from the coding sequence ATGACGCTCCCCGACACCCTCCTCCAGGTCCTGCGGCACGAAGGCGTGGTGGCCATCGCCACCCAGGGCCCCGAGGGGCCGCACCTGGTGAATTCCTGGAACTCCTACCTGCAGGTCGCCGGCGACGGGCGCGTGCTCGTGCCCGTGGGGGGCATGCACCACACGGAGGCCAACCTGGCCGTCAGCGACCGCGTGCTGGTCACCCTGGGCAGCCGGGAGGTGCCCGGGGCCCACGGCCCCGGCACCGGGTTCCTGATCCGCGGCACGGCCCGCCTCCACGCCTCGGGCCCGGCCTTCGACCAGGTCAAGGCCCGGTTCGCCTGGGCCCGGGCGGCCCTGGTGGTCACCCCGGAGCAGGTCGACCAGACCCTGTAG
- a CDS encoding HypC/HybG/HupF family hydrogenase formation chaperone, with translation MCLGIPGRVVDVEDGPLRLGHVAFGDVVKEVTLAFVPDAAPGDYVVVHAGSGIEVIDEEKARRVLETLRILEEP, from the coding sequence ATGTGCCTGGGCATCCCCGGCAGGGTGGTGGACGTGGAGGACGGACCCCTCCGCCTCGGCCACGTGGCCTTCGGGGACGTGGTCAAGGAGGTCACCCTGGCCTTCGTCCCGGACGCGGCGCCGGGGGACTACGTCGTGGTCCACGCCGGATCGGGGATCGAGGTCATCGACGAGGAGAAGGCCCGGCGCGTCCTGGAGACCCTGAGGATCCTGGAGGAGCCGTGA
- the hypD gene encoding hydrogenase formation protein HypD has protein sequence MKYLDEYRDPAAARRLVEAIRGLVTRPWNLMEVCGGQTHAIVRFGIDELLPEGVRLIHGPGCPVCVTPIELIDKAVAIAARPGVIFCSFGDMLRVPGSASDLFRVRSEGGDVRVVYSPLDAVRIAAENPGRQVVFFAVGFETTAPANALSVLEARRLGLANYSVLVSHVLVPPALEAVLGSPDRIVDGLLAAGHVCAVMGTEAYHPLAARHRVPIVVTAFEPLDLLQGIHMALRQLEEGRAEVENQYDRVVRPGGNPAARAVMDEVFRVADRAWRGIGVIPMSGLVLREAFAAFDAERVFEVEGVGGPESPHCRSGLVLQGLLKPQACPAFGTLCTPDNPLGATMVSGEGACAAYYRYRRHGLA, from the coding sequence GTGAAATACCTGGACGAGTACCGGGACCCGGCCGCGGCCCGGCGCCTGGTGGAGGCCATCCGCGGGCTGGTGACCCGGCCCTGGAACCTGATGGAGGTCTGCGGGGGGCAGACCCACGCCATCGTCCGGTTCGGCATCGACGAGCTGCTGCCCGAAGGCGTCCGCCTCATCCACGGCCCCGGGTGCCCCGTCTGCGTGACGCCCATCGAGCTCATCGACAAGGCCGTGGCCATCGCCGCGCGGCCCGGGGTCATCTTCTGCAGCTTCGGTGACATGCTCCGGGTGCCCGGGAGCGCCTCGGACCTCTTCCGGGTGCGCAGCGAGGGCGGGGATGTCCGCGTGGTCTACTCGCCCCTGGACGCGGTGCGGATCGCGGCGGAGAACCCGGGCCGGCAGGTGGTGTTCTTCGCGGTGGGGTTCGAGACCACGGCCCCGGCCAACGCCCTCAGCGTCCTCGAGGCCAGGCGGCTGGGCCTGGCCAACTACTCGGTGCTGGTCTCCCACGTGCTGGTCCCGCCCGCCCTGGAGGCGGTGCTGGGCTCCCCGGACCGGATCGTGGACGGCCTCCTCGCGGCGGGCCACGTGTGCGCGGTCATGGGCACGGAGGCCTACCACCCCCTCGCGGCGCGCCACCGGGTGCCGATCGTCGTCACGGCCTTCGAGCCCCTGGACCTCCTCCAGGGGATCCACATGGCCCTCCGGCAGCTGGAGGAGGGCAGGGCGGAGGTGGAGAACCAGTACGACCGCGTGGTGAGGCCCGGCGGCAACCCCGCGGCCCGGGCGGTCATGGACGAGGTGTTCCGGGTGGCGGACCGGGCCTGGCGCGGAATCGGGGTCATCCCCATGAGCGGGCTCGTCCTCCGGGAGGCCTTCGCCGCCTTCGACGCGGAGCGGGTCTTCGAGGTGGAGGGCGTCGGCGGCCCCGAGTCGCCCCACTGCCGGAGCGGGCTGGTGCTCCAGGGCCTGCTGAAGCCCCAGGCGTGCCCGGCCTTCGGGACCCTCTGCACCCCGGACAATCCCCTGGGGGCCACGATGGTGAGCGGGGAGGGGGCCTGCGCGGCCTACTACCGCTACCGCAGGCACGGACTCGCATGA
- the hypE gene encoding hydrogenase expression/formation protein HypE: MEFQLSCPAPLRHDTIQMAHGGGGRAMRDLLESVMLPAFSNPALEGRHDAAVVEAGGARLAFTTDTFVVQPRFFPGGDIGELAVYGTVNDLAMAGARPQWLSAGMVLEEGYPIEELRRVAASMRRAADACGVAIVTGDTKVVDRGRGDGIYINTAGLGAVPAGLDLGPASVRPGDAVLLSGDVGRHGIAVMSVRDGIAFRTPVESDCGPLHGLVAALLDGGVTPRCLRDATRGGLASVLNEIATDARVGIEAREEDIPVLPGVAGACEMLGLDPLYVACEGRMVAFVPEAEAARALDLLRSRPEGAGAVRIGTVTDAHPGAVLLRTALGTRRVLDLLSGEQLPRIC, translated from the coding sequence ATGGAATTCCAGCTGAGCTGTCCGGCGCCCCTGCGCCACGACACCATCCAGATGGCCCACGGGGGCGGCGGCCGCGCCATGCGCGACCTCCTGGAGTCGGTGATGCTCCCGGCCTTCAGCAATCCGGCCCTGGAGGGCCGCCACGACGCGGCCGTCGTCGAGGCCGGCGGGGCCAGGCTGGCCTTCACCACGGACACCTTCGTGGTCCAGCCGCGGTTCTTCCCCGGCGGGGACATCGGCGAACTGGCCGTCTACGGCACCGTGAACGACCTGGCCATGGCCGGCGCGCGGCCGCAGTGGCTCAGCGCCGGCATGGTGCTGGAGGAGGGCTACCCCATCGAGGAGCTGCGGCGGGTGGCCGCCTCCATGCGCCGGGCCGCGGACGCCTGCGGCGTGGCCATCGTCACCGGCGACACCAAGGTCGTGGACCGGGGCCGGGGGGACGGGATCTACATCAACACGGCCGGCCTCGGCGCGGTGCCCGCGGGCCTGGACCTGGGCCCGGCCTCCGTGCGGCCCGGGGACGCCGTGCTCCTGAGCGGCGACGTGGGCCGTCACGGGATCGCCGTCATGTCGGTGCGGGACGGCATCGCCTTCCGGACCCCCGTGGAGAGCGACTGCGGGCCCCTCCACGGCCTCGTCGCGGCCCTCCTGGACGGCGGCGTCACCCCGCGCTGCCTCCGCGACGCGACCCGGGGCGGCCTGGCCTCCGTCCTCAACGAGATCGCCACGGACGCCCGGGTCGGCATCGAGGCGCGGGAGGAGGACATCCCCGTCCTGCCCGGCGTCGCCGGCGCCTGCGAGATGCTGGGCCTGGACCCCCTCTACGTGGCCTGCGAAGGGCGGATGGTCGCCTTCGTTCCCGAGGCGGAGGCCGCCCGCGCCCTGGACCTGCTCCGGTCCCGCCCCGAGGGCGCCGGGGCCGTCCGGATCGGCACCGTCACCGACGCCCATCCGGGGGCCGTCCTCCTCCGGACGGCCCTGGGCACCCGCCGCGTGCTCGATCTCCTGAGCGGCGAACAACTTCCGAGGATCTGCTGA
- a CDS encoding tyrosine-protein phosphatase, whose product MDLTLDLPPRHLDLEGVSNFRDMGGYRGHGGRAVRWGRLFRSGNLHRLTPGDRQRLAPLGLALVVDFRQRAEQEREPSAWDPASAPRTCAAEVVPGSAESFFRATGDSTVSLDRTAEFMAHLYRDMVVNQTAAWRAMFEGILATREGAVLMHCAAGKDRTGFAGALVLSALGVAWEDVTRDYLLTARYQDPDEEMARVLRVAEHLVKPPMSREVIRPMFEVRPAYLAAAREELEARWGSVDAYLTRELGLGPAERRTLEARYLA is encoded by the coding sequence ATGGACTTGACCCTGGACCTCCCCCCGCGCCACCTCGACCTCGAGGGGGTCAGCAACTTCCGCGACATGGGCGGCTACCGCGGCCACGGCGGCCGGGCCGTGCGCTGGGGGCGCCTCTTCCGCTCGGGGAACCTGCATCGCCTCACCCCCGGCGACCGGCAGCGGCTGGCCCCCCTCGGGCTGGCCCTCGTCGTGGACTTCCGCCAGCGCGCCGAGCAGGAGCGGGAGCCCTCCGCCTGGGATCCAGCCTCGGCCCCCCGCACCTGCGCGGCGGAGGTGGTGCCGGGCAGCGCCGAATCCTTCTTCCGGGCCACCGGGGACAGCACCGTGAGCCTGGACCGGACGGCGGAGTTCATGGCCCACCTCTACCGGGACATGGTGGTGAACCAGACGGCGGCTTGGCGGGCGATGTTCGAAGGGATCCTGGCCACCCGCGAGGGCGCCGTCCTCATGCACTGCGCGGCGGGCAAGGACCGCACGGGCTTCGCCGGCGCCCTCGTGCTCAGCGCCCTGGGCGTGGCCTGGGAGGACGTGACGCGGGACTACCTGCTCACCGCCCGCTACCAGGACCCGGACGAGGAAATGGCCCGGGTCCTCAGGGTGGCCGAGCACCTGGTGAAACCGCCCATGTCCCGGGAGGTCATCCGGCCCATGTTCGAGGTGCGCCCCGCCTACCTCGCCGCGGCCCGGGAAGAGCTGGAGGCCCGCTGGGGCTCGGTGGACGCCTACCTGACCCGGGAACTGGGCCTCGGGCCCGCGGAGCGGAGGACCCTGGAGGCCCGCTACCTGGCCTGA